AGGAATTTCTTCGCCGCCGCCAGCCCGAGACGATCATCTTCTGGGGCCAGGACGACATCTTCTTCACCCGCGAAGGCGGCGAAGCCTACCTGAAGGATCTCCCCAAGGCGGAGCTGCATCGGCTCGATTCGGGCCACTTTGCGGTGGAGGATTGCCTGGAGTTCATCGTGGCAAACATTCGCCGCTTCTATGACGAACGAGTGGCCGGCAAATGAAAGCAGTGGTCAAATAGGGAGACGGCGGTGAACGTCGCGGAGATCTGGCGCTATCCGGTCAAGACCATGGCTGGAGAGCAGCTGCAATCGGTGAGCGTGGGGCCTCTCGGCATCGAAGGCGACCGGGTGATTCACGTCGAAGACGCCGTGGGGCGCGTGATCACCTCCCGCACGCATCCCCGGTTCCTGGGTCACAAGGCTGTGCTGGGCCTACGGGGCGAAATCCTGGTGGATGGTCGGCCGTGGGACAGCGCGGAAGTGGCGGCCGACGTGATGACGATTGCCGGCAAGGGCGCAAAGCTGGTGCGCGACGAGAGCGCTGAGCGGTTCGATGTCCTGCCGTTGCTGGTGGCCACAGACGGCGCGATCGCGGCCTTCGGCCACGATCGTCGCCGTCTGCGGCCCAACCTCGTGATCAGCGGCGTCAAGGGGATGGCCGAGCGCGAATGGCAGGGCGCGTGCCTGCGAATCGGCGAGGTGCTCATCGGCGTCCAGGATCTGCGTCTGCGCTGCATCATGACGTCCTACGACCCCGACACCTTAGCCCAGGACAAGACCATCACCCGGAGCATCTACCGGCGCTTCGAGGGCAAGCTCGCGCTCAATTGTTTCGTCATCCAAGGGGGCCGTATTGCGGTGGGTGACAAGGTGCAGGTAGTGCGTGGGGCAGGTGTGTATGCGGGACGTTGCAGCTGATAGACCAAGAATTCTCGCTCCTCCTCCAGTGATCTACCTGGGGGTTCTTGGCCTCGGTCTACTCCTTGAATGGCTTTGGCCCACTCGACTTCTGGGCTGGCCTTTGGCCGTGGCCGTAGGGTCAACGATCTTCATTTGTGGAGTGGTCGGATTGACCGTCGCGATCCGCACTGTCTTGCGTGCGCGAACACCGGTCGATCCATACAAAGCCACAACCGCGATCGTGACGGGTGGCCTCTTTCAGTTTTCGCGTAATCCGATCTACGTCTCAGATACGCTCCTCTATGTGGGCCTTTCGCTCGCCCTGAACGCATGGTGGGCGCTAGCCTTGACTCCTGTCCTGGTCTGGATCATGGGCGTCGGAGTCATCGCGCGCGAAGAGGAGTACTTGGAAAGGAAATTCGGCAATGAGTATCTTCGGTACAAGCGGCAGGTCCGCCGCTGGCTTTAGTCTTAGCCTTGGGGGACGCGAGGAGGGACGTTGCAGCGTTAGTGGCGTTCGTCCCCTAGGAATCCCGCGACGCGGATATCAACCACGGGCTTAAAGCCACAAAGGCCGCAACGTCCCCGAGTGGGACCAGTGCTGTGCGGGGAGTGGGCGGCGTAGGCTCCATCGGCCTTTAACAGCGTCCTCTCCGTCATGCCACTCACCGCTTAGTCAATCGGCCGCCAAGCTCGGTCCGACCAGCCAAACCCATCGTTCCTTCCGGCGGTCGCGTCCCTCTGCCCTCGCCAGCGAGTCCGCAAAAGTCGCGGCACTTTCAAAGCATCATTTCGGCCGTGTCTTCCCGGAGGTTCGACTAGTACTCACACCAGAACTAGTCGTGTCAGCCAATTGACGACAATTCCACGGCGTGAATACTTAACGGAGGTCCCAACAAACTGAGCGTCCTCACGTTCTCGCAGTACGTGAGACACGCACGAAGGAGACGAAGATGTTCTGCACATCCTGCGGTGTGAAACTGCCTGATGAAGCGCGATTCTGCTCGTCGTGTGGCTCACGGGTTGCCTC
The Nitrospirota bacterium genome window above contains:
- a CDS encoding isoprenylcysteine carboxylmethyltransferase family protein encodes the protein MRDVAADRPRILAPPPVIYLGVLGLGLLLEWLWPTRLLGWPLAVAVGSTIFICGVVGLTVAIRTVLRARTPVDPYKATTAIVTGGLFQFSRNPIYVSDTLLYVGLSLALNAWWALALTPVLVWIMGVGVIAREEEYLERKFGNEYLRYKRQVRRWL
- a CDS encoding MOSC N-terminal beta barrel domain-containing protein — encoded protein: MNVAEIWRYPVKTMAGEQLQSVSVGPLGIEGDRVIHVEDAVGRVITSRTHPRFLGHKAVLGLRGEILVDGRPWDSAEVAADVMTIAGKGAKLVRDESAERFDVLPLLVATDGAIAAFGHDRRRLRPNLVISGVKGMAEREWQGACLRIGEVLIGVQDLRLRCIMTSYDPDTLAQDKTITRSIYRRFEGKLALNCFVIQGGRIAVGDKVQVVRGAGVYAGRCS